In Nitrosarchaeum koreense MY1, one genomic interval encodes:
- a CDS encoding MTH1187 family thiamine-binding protein, translated as MIHAEISVYPIGTSETSVSFYIAKGIEAIQNIKEIKYEINPMGTVLESESIDKIYEASKTIMEVVHNLGVNRVEIILKIDSRKDKQVKMEDKVESIKKHFR; from the coding sequence TTGATTCATGCAGAGATTAGCGTTTATCCAATTGGAACAAGTGAAACCAGTGTGAGTTTCTACATCGCTAAAGGAATAGAAGCAATCCAAAACATAAAGGAAATAAAATATGAAATTAATCCTATGGGAACTGTTTTAGAATCAGAAAGTATCGATAAGATTTACGAAGCAAGTAAAACAATCATGGAAGTGGTCCACAATCTAGGGGTAAATAGAGTAGAGATTATTTTAAAGATCGATTCAAGAAAAGACAAACAAGTAAAAATGGAAGATAAGGTTGAATCGATAAAAAAACACTTTAGATAA
- a CDS encoding potassium transporter TrkG, giving the protein MSTNPERSISYVLTKYVTAYMNKDVLMLNQNTHTREAARLLQHHERDDIIVIDDDNKPIGIVTDEDIINKVGDTSVNAEFTFLKEIMATPLITINEKSTLQDALHKMRDHDIRKLPIVTKKNEVIGIIYQGTIANVIRDATATAPRLFSPPVKAILGNLGFVLQFAGVLLIVPAILSTILGETVTATGIYLTTVLLLVVGFFLNSYGEKASLNLHQASILVVSSLLVLTLFGTIPYLYIIPHEGSSYEVFASAFFSSAAGFTTGGISLFDYPEDLPQSFTFYRSFTQLVGGMSFIYLIITAFYPESKLQSMRGFISGKTLHMRELFATITIIFILYIFIVAILLYLFGERNIIDNFSLAMSTIATGGFVPNSTILDNLIWQEKLTLIGGMILGALPFTFHYALVKKKFLAPKLGKEVLVYFTILSSAILLFIGLSGLDPLTGIFYTVSASTTAGFQMDDLSTFNVPAHVILIILMLIGGCGFSTAGGIKIFRFMHLKDIKKLINKKLRSELTPQAKKELTSTIIIIALFPLIASMSAIYMTTAYEANFQDAFLESTGIITTGGLSTGIIDIDTDPNAKILFSFLMIFGRMEIIAIIYIFVPKLI; this is encoded by the coding sequence ATGTCAACAAATCCAGAACGATCAATATCGTACGTTCTAACAAAATACGTTACCGCTTACATGAACAAGGATGTGTTGATGTTAAATCAAAATACTCACACCAGAGAAGCTGCAAGATTACTCCAACATCATGAAAGAGATGACATCATCGTAATTGATGACGACAACAAACCAATTGGAATCGTAACTGATGAGGACATAATTAACAAAGTAGGCGATACTTCGGTAAATGCGGAATTTACATTTTTAAAAGAAATAATGGCCACACCCCTAATCACAATTAATGAAAAATCAACTCTTCAAGATGCACTACACAAAATGCGAGATCATGACATTAGAAAACTTCCAATCGTAACAAAGAAAAACGAAGTTATCGGGATTATCTACCAAGGAACCATTGCAAATGTAATTAGAGATGCCACTGCTACTGCGCCTAGGCTTTTCAGTCCTCCAGTAAAGGCAATTTTAGGAAATCTTGGATTTGTGTTACAGTTTGCAGGCGTTTTGCTTATCGTACCTGCAATATTATCAACCATACTAGGGGAAACTGTAACTGCCACAGGAATTTATCTCACAACGGTTCTGTTGTTGGTGGTAGGGTTCTTTCTGAACTCTTATGGTGAAAAGGCAAGTCTTAATCTTCACCAAGCATCCATTCTTGTAGTCTCAAGTCTTTTAGTACTGACATTGTTTGGAACTATACCATATCTGTACATTATTCCGCATGAAGGATCAAGTTATGAGGTATTTGCTAGCGCATTTTTTTCAAGTGCAGCAGGATTTACCACTGGAGGCATATCACTATTTGATTATCCAGAAGACCTTCCTCAAAGTTTTACATTTTATCGAAGTTTCACACAGCTTGTAGGAGGAATGAGTTTCATCTACTTGATAATTACGGCATTTTATCCAGAATCAAAGCTACAATCCATGCGAGGTTTTATTTCCGGAAAGACACTTCATATGAGAGAGCTATTTGCAACCATAACTATAATTTTTATTCTGTACATTTTCATTGTTGCGATTTTACTATACTTGTTTGGCGAAAGAAACATTATAGACAATTTTTCATTAGCTATGAGTACAATAGCAACAGGAGGATTCGTTCCAAATTCAACAATTCTGGATAATCTGATATGGCAAGAAAAATTAACTTTGATTGGAGGCATGATACTAGGTGCGCTTCCATTTACTTTTCACTATGCATTGGTAAAAAAGAAATTCTTGGCACCAAAACTTGGAAAGGAAGTTTTAGTATATTTTACAATTTTAAGTAGTGCCATACTTTTGTTTATAGGACTTAGTGGGTTGGACCCGCTGACAGGGATATTTTATACAGTATCAGCTAGCACCACTGCAGGATTTCAGATGGATGATTTATCCACATTTAATGTGCCAGCACATGTAATTTTGATCATCTTGATGTTAATTGGAGGTTGTGGGTTTTCAACTGCGGGCGGAATCAAGATATTCAGATTCATGCATCTAAAAGACATTAAAAAATTAATAAATAAAAAATTACGTTCTGAGTTAACTCCACAAGCAAAAAAAGAGCTAACTTCAACAATAATCATAATTGCATTATTTCCATTAATTGCATCAATGAGTGCAATATACATGACAACTGCATATGAAGCGAATTTTCAAGATGCATTTTTAGAATCTACAGGAATAATTACAACTGGAGGACTATCAACTGGGATAATTGACATCGATACTGATCCTAATGCCAAAATACTTTTCTCATTTCTAATGATTTTTGGAAGAATGGAGATTATTGCCATCATCTACATATTTGTCCCAAAATTAATTTAA
- a CDS encoding DUF2061 domain-containing protein — protein sequence MDSKKRTLAKTALYRGSITVLLFTLLWFSTNNIYETSFITIIFNVLATIIYYFHERLWGKIKWGNSEAPKLVSNQNASCQ from the coding sequence ATGGATAGTAAAAAAAGAACTCTGGCCAAGACAGCACTATACAGAGGGTCAATTACAGTTCTGTTGTTTACTTTACTATGGTTTTCAACTAACAACATCTATGAAACCTCATTCATAACAATAATTTTCAACGTCTTAGCAACTATAATCTATTATTTCCATGAAAGATTATGGGGCAAAATAAAATGGGGAAATTCAGAAGCGCCAAAACTAGTTAGCAATCAAAACGCAAGCTGTCAATAA
- a CDS encoding pyridoxal phosphate-dependent aminotransferase, whose translation MRFVVDQQVEDIELPENLKLNTFLQEFHSDCPHSECSFGFYGFAFGQSPFPVPKIMQDALIKNADKGTYAAVQGIPELREAIAKYNKHYFSMDIDPKRIYVGPGTKELIFNLLEILHGTVILPTPAWLGYLPQIRLLKKNFHMLPTQANQKISPSDLRKLALRLHDRQKVLILNNPNNPTGLLYNRLELEEIADVCREQSIAVISDEIYAQTTYDFTKFVSMGKIYPEGTFVTNGLSKSHAAGGYRLGYVIFPQHALDLKIQFKKILATEYTAVSTPIQYAAVKGFEISDEINEYFEITRNIHKIMGEYVYNELSKIEGVKVTKPEATFYLLADFNHYAPELQAMKINTSQKLSEALIVHPYHTAIVGGDSLVLERTDYSARIAYVDYDGAKVYENYKKQKPKTSAERLEFAKTNAPRIVAGLEMIEKFFEKLKEEVANLSSKRDSLSVSN comes from the coding sequence ATGAGATTTGTTGTAGACCAGCAAGTTGAAGACATTGAATTACCTGAAAATCTAAAATTAAACACATTTTTGCAGGAATTTCACTCAGACTGTCCTCATTCAGAATGCAGTTTTGGATTTTATGGATTTGCGTTTGGCCAGTCCCCATTTCCTGTACCAAAAATCATGCAAGATGCGCTGATAAAAAATGCAGATAAAGGAACATACGCTGCAGTTCAAGGAATTCCAGAATTAAGAGAAGCAATTGCAAAATACAACAAGCATTATTTTTCAATGGATATTGATCCAAAGAGAATCTATGTAGGACCAGGAACAAAAGAACTGATATTCAATTTACTTGAAATTTTACACGGAACTGTAATTTTACCAACGCCTGCTTGGCTTGGATATTTACCTCAAATTAGATTGTTAAAGAAAAATTTTCACATGCTGCCAACGCAAGCAAATCAAAAAATTTCACCAAGTGATCTTAGAAAACTTGCACTAAGACTGCATGACAGACAAAAGGTTCTGATACTAAACAATCCAAACAATCCAACAGGGTTACTTTACAACAGATTAGAGCTAGAAGAGATTGCAGATGTATGCAGAGAGCAATCAATAGCAGTTATCTCTGATGAAATTTATGCACAGACAACTTATGACTTTACCAAATTTGTCAGCATGGGAAAAATTTATCCTGAGGGTACATTTGTTACAAACGGATTATCAAAATCACATGCAGCCGGAGGATACAGATTGGGTTATGTGATATTTCCACAACACGCTTTAGATCTTAAAATACAATTTAAAAAAATACTTGCTACAGAGTATACTGCAGTATCAACTCCAATTCAATATGCAGCAGTTAAAGGGTTTGAAATTAGCGATGAGATAAACGAGTATTTTGAAATTACAAGAAACATTCACAAAATTATGGGAGAGTATGTTTACAATGAATTATCAAAGATTGAAGGAGTAAAGGTTACAAAACCTGAAGCGACGTTTTATCTTTTGGCAGATTTTAATCACTATGCACCAGAATTACAAGCAATGAAGATCAACACATCACAAAAACTATCAGAAGCATTGATTGTTCATCCATATCACACAGCAATTGTTGGCGGAGATAGCCTCGTATTGGAAAGAACGGACTATAGCGCAAGGATAGCATATGTGGACTATGACGGTGCAAAAGTTTATGAAAATTATAAAAAACAGAAACCAAAAACTAGTGCTGAAAGATTAGAGTTTGCAAAAACAAACGCCCCAAGAATTGTAGCAGGATTAGAAATGATTGAAAAATTCTTTGAAAAACTCAAAGAAGAGGTAGCCAATCTTAGTTCAAAAAGAGACAGCCTCAGTGTTTCAAATTAG
- a CDS encoding MqnA/MqnD/SBP family protein, producing MEISVGHTPDSDDAFMFYGMFTGKVVSPDFTVKHVIEDIEKLNRKATNPELDVTAVSVHACAYIPGYTILRSGGSFGIRYGPIVTAKKQMTLDEIKKCKIAIPGKMTSAFLLLQLMIGKFDYVEMNFSDIPEAVRDGKVDAGLVIHETQLSYQQEGNIKIVDVGEWWDKETGGLPVPLGINVMKTSLGMDTIHKFDRYLQESIQYGLDNLDAALDYAMQYSRGKPRELIEKFVKMYVNNVTVNMGDKGEESIRRLFEMAKQKNLIPEFGLSIAIK from the coding sequence GTGGAAATTTCTGTAGGACACACTCCAGATTCAGATGACGCATTCATGTTTTATGGAATGTTTACAGGCAAAGTTGTATCACCAGATTTTACAGTAAAGCATGTCATTGAAGATATTGAAAAGCTAAACAGAAAAGCCACCAACCCAGAGCTTGATGTTACTGCAGTATCAGTTCATGCATGTGCTTACATTCCAGGATATACTATTTTGAGAAGCGGCGGGAGTTTTGGAATAAGGTATGGTCCGATAGTTACTGCAAAAAAGCAGATGACATTAGACGAAATTAAAAAATGCAAAATTGCAATACCGGGAAAAATGACATCAGCATTCTTGTTGCTTCAGCTGATGATAGGCAAGTTTGATTATGTTGAAATGAACTTTAGCGATATTCCAGAGGCAGTAAGAGATGGAAAAGTAGATGCGGGATTAGTAATTCATGAGACCCAATTATCATACCAACAAGAAGGAAATATCAAAATCGTAGACGTTGGAGAGTGGTGGGATAAAGAAACCGGTGGATTACCAGTTCCATTAGGAATCAACGTTATGAAGACAAGTTTGGGAATGGACACCATTCATAAATTTGACAGATATCTGCAAGAATCGATTCAATATGGACTAGATAATCTTGATGCGGCATTAGATTATGCAATGCAATATAGCAGAGGAAAACCAAGAGAGTTAATTGAGAAATTTGTAAAAATGTACGTAAACAATGTCACCGTAAATATGGGAGACAAAGGAGAAGAGTCAATTAGAAGACTCTTTGAGATGGCAAAACAAAAAAACTTGATTCCGGAATTTGGACTCAGTATAGCCATCAAGTAA
- a CDS encoding SIS domain-containing protein: MKTVEAYEKDVFNQTKFLETFCPQKPLSKIQQKNVIFSGTGDSFVSAILAEIFSNYQVRSFDPLDLLKNKTIAKNKTVYFVSVSGNTISNIKAAKIAKKSIAITSRPQSRLAKACNDSIIMKSSTSNVFTAGSITFLETALTCISLVTSLSIPKNPQIFKKALSDAKKSKTGKRIFVLGSEYTYPIAMYCAAKFYEILGYDVHFQRIEQFSHMELFCINKGDTVIIFDEKNSHNKQLAKNLKSVGLNVIHPPFESKDKISQFLYYVYLSQLLPLFEAKKQGKKDCHFILAKKFRNASNQMIY, translated from the coding sequence GTGAAAACAGTAGAAGCATATGAAAAAGATGTTTTTAACCAAACCAAGTTTTTAGAGACATTTTGTCCGCAAAAACCTCTGTCTAAAATACAGCAAAAAAATGTCATATTTTCTGGCACTGGTGATTCTTTTGTATCTGCAATACTGGCAGAGATATTTTCCAATTATCAAGTAAGGTCATTTGATCCGCTTGATTTGCTAAAAAACAAAACCATTGCAAAAAATAAAACCGTCTATTTTGTTTCAGTGTCTGGAAATACTATATCAAACATCAAGGCTGCAAAAATTGCAAAAAAATCAATTGCTATCACATCTAGACCTCAAAGTAGACTGGCAAAAGCATGTAATGATTCCATAATAATGAAATCTTCTACATCTAATGTCTTTACTGCAGGAAGTATTACCTTTTTGGAAACTGCCTTGACTTGTATTTCACTGGTTACATCTTTATCCATTCCAAAAAATCCTCAAATTTTTAAAAAAGCATTATCTGATGCAAAAAAATCAAAAACTGGAAAGCGAATCTTTGTTTTAGGTTCAGAATACACATATCCAATTGCAATGTATTGTGCTGCAAAGTTTTATGAGATTTTAGGATATGATGTTCATTTTCAGAGAATAGAGCAGTTTTCACATATGGAATTGTTTTGTATCAATAAAGGCGATACTGTGATAATCTTTGACGAAAAAAATTCTCACAACAAACAGCTTGCAAAAAATTTGAAAAGCGTTGGATTAAATGTAATTCATCCTCCTTTTGAATCAAAAGACAAGATTTCTCAGTTTCTTTACTATGTGTATTTGTCTCAATTACTTCCTCTTTTTGAGGCTAAAAAGCAAGGAAAAAAAGATTGTCATTTTATTTTAGCAAAAAAATTTCGTAACGCAAGTAATCAAATGATCTACTGA
- a CDS encoding elongation factor EF-2, whose product MAKFKSTTEVLRIIKNKEQIRNFSVIAHVDHGKTTMSDSLLAASGIIAPSAAGKALAMDFDKEEQERGITIYQANVTLHFTQKDKEFVINMIDTPGHVDFSGRVIRSLRAIDGATVVCDAVEGIMTQTETVTRMALEERVRPVLFINKVDRLIKELRLTPEKMQETLAGVVSSFNQLIDTYAEPEYKDKWKVSIQDASVTFGSAKDKWAFNVDIMKEKGITFKDVIDAYKNEKVEDLVARAPLADAVLGMVVKHVPPPHVAQKYRIPQIWKGDLESDIGKALLACSDDGPTIMMVVNMVLDPAAGPVAIGRLFSGTIKDGQTVNIIDAKREGRVQSVNFFMGNQREQVGELGAGNIPALLGLTEARAGNTISSIKGIPMFEGVKYVSEPVVQVAIEPKHPKDLPKLVEVLKQLTIEDPNLVVKIDEESGETLVAGMGVLHLDVATHRIQDAKVEIITSEPLINYRETVKGTCEPIMSKSPNRHNKIFMKVEPLEPAIAHMLRTGEISDMKDKKVVADLLKGAGWDTDTIKRIMKLDPRGNVMINGTKGVQFIQESTDSINSGFEEVMKEGPLCKEQMRDCKFIFTHFVPHEDTAHRGLSQLGPASRRACMGALLTAGTTILEPMLAIEVRVPTDLVGNVATVLSGKRGKVLDMQQKGAASIIVGEIPASETFTLSEAMRGQTAGRATWNTSFKAWTELPKSIAATAIAEIRKRKGLAPNPPGIEEYIDRE is encoded by the coding sequence ATGGCAAAATTCAAGTCAACGACTGAAGTCTTGAGAATCATCAAGAATAAAGAACAGATTCGAAACTTTAGTGTAATCGCTCACGTTGATCACGGAAAGACTACGATGAGTGACAGCCTGTTGGCAGCTTCTGGAATTATTGCTCCATCTGCAGCTGGAAAGGCACTTGCAATGGACTTTGATAAAGAGGAGCAAGAAAGAGGAATTACAATTTACCAAGCAAACGTAACTTTACACTTTACACAAAAAGACAAAGAATTTGTCATTAACATGATCGATACACCTGGACACGTGGATTTCAGTGGAAGGGTAATTCGTAGTCTTAGGGCAATCGATGGCGCAACTGTAGTCTGTGATGCAGTAGAGGGAATCATGACACAGACAGAGACTGTAACAAGAATGGCACTTGAAGAAAGAGTAAGACCAGTTTTATTTATCAACAAAGTAGACAGATTAATCAAAGAATTACGTTTGACACCAGAAAAAATGCAAGAGACACTTGCAGGTGTAGTATCTAGCTTTAACCAACTTATTGACACTTATGCTGAACCTGAATACAAAGACAAATGGAAAGTATCAATCCAGGATGCCAGTGTCACATTTGGTTCTGCCAAAGACAAATGGGCATTTAACGTAGATATCATGAAAGAGAAAGGCATCACATTCAAAGATGTCATTGATGCTTACAAAAATGAAAAAGTAGAAGACTTGGTAGCACGAGCTCCCTTAGCTGATGCCGTATTGGGAATGGTAGTAAAGCATGTCCCACCACCACACGTTGCTCAAAAGTACAGAATTCCACAAATTTGGAAAGGTGATCTTGAATCTGATATTGGTAAGGCACTCTTGGCATGCAGTGATGACGGACCCACAATCATGATGGTCGTCAACATGGTTTTGGATCCTGCAGCAGGTCCTGTTGCAATTGGTAGATTGTTTTCTGGAACAATAAAGGACGGACAAACAGTAAACATCATTGATGCAAAAAGAGAAGGCAGAGTTCAATCTGTAAACTTTTTCATGGGAAACCAAAGAGAACAAGTTGGTGAGCTTGGTGCAGGAAACATTCCGGCATTATTAGGATTAACTGAAGCTAGAGCAGGAAATACAATCTCATCTATCAAAGGAATTCCAATGTTTGAAGGAGTCAAGTATGTGTCAGAACCTGTTGTGCAAGTTGCAATAGAACCAAAACATCCAAAGGACTTGCCAAAACTTGTCGAGGTTCTCAAACAACTAACAATTGAAGATCCTAACCTTGTAGTAAAAATCGATGAAGAATCTGGCGAAACACTAGTAGCTGGAATGGGTGTGTTACACCTTGATGTTGCAACACATAGAATTCAAGACGCCAAAGTAGAAATCATAACATCAGAGCCACTTATCAATTACAGAGAAACCGTCAAAGGAACATGTGAACCTATCATGTCAAAATCTCCAAACAGACACAACAAGATTTTCATGAAAGTAGAACCATTGGAGCCAGCAATTGCACACATGCTTAGAACTGGTGAAATCAGCGACATGAAAGACAAGAAAGTAGTCGCTGACCTTCTAAAGGGCGCAGGATGGGATACTGATACAATTAAGAGAATTATGAAACTAGACCCACGTGGAAATGTAATGATCAACGGAACAAAAGGTGTCCAGTTTATTCAAGAGTCAACTGACTCTATTAACTCTGGATTTGAGGAAGTAATGAAAGAAGGTCCACTCTGCAAAGAGCAGATGAGGGACTGCAAGTTCATCTTTACTCACTTTGTACCTCACGAGGATACAGCACACCGTGGTCTTTCACAACTTGGACCGGCATCTAGACGTGCATGTATGGGTGCTTTACTAACTGCAGGAACTACAATCCTAGAACCAATGCTTGCAATTGAGGTAAGGGTTCCAACTGACTTGGTAGGAAACGTAGCTACAGTTCTTTCTGGTAAACGTGGCAAGGTACTTGACATGCAACAAAAAGGTGCTGCAAGTATTATCGTTGGCGAAATCCCAGCATCTGAAACATTTACACTTTCTGAGGCAATGAGAGGACAAACAGCAGGACGTGCAACATGGAATACATCCTTTAAGGCATGGACTGAATTGCCAAAATCTATTGCTGCAACTGCAATTGCAGAAATCAGAAAGAGAAAAGGATTGGCACCAAATCCTCCTGGAATCGAAGAATACATCGATAGAGAATAA
- a CDS encoding thermonuclease family protein gives MKPIIVIGILIVGIIGAVAVFASIPPNTWQDNRTTFQGDTKPDENKERIDCMSRGGEWDGSCSIEKITPKPQKTVFGTCAGTLPCMVLTVSEIIDGDTIYADHHKIRLSLTNTPEKGELGFQEATLFTAMHCPVGSTILVDQDDLQPVDIYGRILGKVYCEDGVINEMLLSNGYANILTQYCDTSEFSGEYWAQNYGCKQLPKSTQIPKAIPETPVTPSPSLKNDCDPSYPDFCIPYSPPDLDCKDIPQKRFTVLPPDPHRFDVDNDGIGCES, from the coding sequence GTGAAACCTATAATCGTTATTGGAATTTTAATTGTCGGAATAATTGGCGCAGTAGCTGTTTTTGCATCAATTCCACCTAATACTTGGCAAGACAATCGAACTACATTTCAAGGAGACACAAAACCAGATGAGAATAAAGAAAGAATTGATTGCATGTCAAGAGGTGGAGAATGGGATGGAAGTTGCAGTATTGAGAAAATAACTCCAAAACCCCAAAAAACAGTATTTGGAACTTGTGCTGGAACTTTGCCCTGTATGGTATTGACCGTCTCTGAAATTATTGATGGAGATACAATCTATGCTGATCATCACAAAATCAGATTATCACTAACTAACACTCCTGAGAAAGGAGAACTGGGATTCCAAGAGGCGACATTATTTACTGCAATGCATTGTCCTGTGGGAAGTACCATTCTAGTTGACCAAGATGACTTGCAACCAGTGGACATCTATGGTAGAATACTTGGCAAGGTGTACTGTGAAGATGGAGTGATAAATGAAATGCTGTTATCTAATGGTTATGCCAATATCTTGACTCAATACTGCGATACCAGTGAATTTAGTGGGGAATATTGGGCTCAGAATTATGGGTGTAAGCAATTACCAAAATCTACACAAATTCCTAAAGCAATTCCAGAAACACCAGTGACACCATCACCCTCACTGAAAAATGATTGTGACCCTTCATATCCTGATTTTTGTATCCCTTACAGTCCGCCAGACTTGGATTGTAAAGACATTCCACAAAAAAGATTTACTGTTTTGCCTCCAGATCCACATCGATTTGATGTTGATAATGATGGGATTGGATGCGAGTCTTGA